Proteins found in one Streptococcus mitis genomic segment:
- a CDS encoding GAF domain-containing protein: MLESEKQSRYQMLNEELSFLLDGETNVLANLSNASALLRSRFPNTVFAGFYLFDGKELVLGPFQGGVSCIRIALGKGVCGEAAHFQETVIVGDVTTYPNYISCDSRAKSEIVMPMIKNGQLLGVLDLDSSEIDDYDAMDRDYLEQFVAILLEKTEWDFTMFGEKA; this comes from the coding sequence ATGTTAGAATCAGAAAAACAATCACGTTATCAAATGTTAAATGAAGAGCTCTCTTTTTTATTGGATGGTGAAACCAATGTTTTGGCTAATCTTTCCAACGCCAGTGCTCTTCTAAGATCGCGCTTTCCTAATACCGTATTTGCAGGCTTTTATCTGTTCGATGGAAAGGAATTGGTTTTAGGTCCCTTCCAAGGTGGTGTTTCCTGCATCCGTATTGCACTTGGAAAAGGTGTTTGTGGGGAGGCAGCTCACTTTCAGGAAACTGTTATTGTTGGAGATGTAACAACCTATCCAAATTATATTTCTTGCGATAGTCGTGCTAAAAGTGAAATTGTTATGCCAATGATAAAGAATGGTCAATTACTTGGAGTTCTAGATCTGGATTCTTCAGAGATTGATGATTATGATGCTATGGATCGAGATTATTTGGAACAATTTGTCGCTATTTTGCTTGAAAAGACAGAATGGGACTTTACAATGTTTGGGGAGAAAGCCTAA